From a single Marinobacter sp. ANT_B65 genomic region:
- a CDS encoding glycosyl transferase gives MGDFYQNGIVTTLHNLVRRPVEDLEAELMTFRKSRPMSLVLPSLYSELEGPALKNIVHELTKVPYLDEIIIGLDRASEEQYRHALEYFSELPQNFKVLWNDGPRLRAIDQKLQEQNLAPTEMGKGRNVWYCFGYVLASGVSESVALHDCDILTYSRDLVARLIYPVANPGFNYMFCKGYYARVADGKMNGRVSRLLVTPLIRALKKVCGPSDFLDYLDSYRYPLAGEFSFRTDVINDLRIPSDWGLEIGVLSEMKRNYATNRLCQVDIADVYDHKHQELSQEDANQGLSKMSVDISKALFRKLATNGEIFSSEKFRTIKATYFRIALDFVETYQNDAIINGLGFDRHKEEKAVELFAQNVMSAGAHFLENPMDTPFIPSWNRVTSAIPDIKEQLLEAVDLDNKEFRP, from the coding sequence ATGGGCGACTTTTACCAGAATGGCATTGTTACCACACTGCATAATCTTGTTCGCCGGCCTGTAGAGGATCTGGAGGCCGAGTTGATGACCTTTCGCAAGTCCCGGCCGATGTCTCTCGTGTTGCCGTCGTTGTATTCCGAACTGGAAGGGCCTGCGTTAAAGAATATCGTGCATGAACTCACGAAAGTGCCTTATCTGGACGAAATCATTATCGGTCTGGACCGGGCCAGTGAAGAGCAGTACCGCCATGCGCTGGAATATTTCTCTGAACTTCCCCAGAACTTCAAAGTTCTCTGGAACGATGGGCCGCGCCTCAGAGCCATTGATCAGAAACTTCAAGAGCAGAACCTGGCGCCTACGGAAATGGGTAAGGGGCGCAACGTATGGTACTGCTTCGGCTATGTATTGGCCTCTGGAGTAAGCGAATCGGTTGCTCTGCACGATTGTGACATCCTCACCTATTCACGAGACCTGGTGGCCCGCCTGATTTATCCGGTGGCCAACCCGGGTTTCAACTATATGTTCTGCAAGGGTTACTACGCCCGGGTGGCAGACGGGAAGATGAACGGGCGTGTCAGTCGCCTTCTGGTGACCCCTCTGATTCGCGCTCTGAAAAAGGTATGTGGCCCGAGCGATTTTCTGGATTACCTGGACAGTTACCGCTATCCCCTGGCTGGAGAGTTTTCTTTTCGCACGGATGTGATTAATGATCTTCGCATTCCCAGTGACTGGGGGCTGGAAATTGGCGTGCTCTCGGAAATGAAACGGAACTATGCCACCAACAGGCTATGCCAGGTGGACATTGCTGATGTATATGATCACAAACATCAGGAGCTCTCACAGGAGGATGCCAATCAGGGACTGTCCAAGATGAGTGTGGATATTTCCAAGGCGCTGTTCAGGAAACTGGCCACGAACGGTGAGATATTCTCTAGCGAGAAATTCCGGACCATCAAGGCTACCTATTTCCGTATTGCTCTGGATTTTGTGGAGACCTACCAGAATGATGCCATCATCAATGGCCTTGGGTTTGATCGCCATAAGGAAGAAAAGGCTGTTGAGCTGTTTGCCCAGAATGTGATGAGCGCGGGCGCACATTTCCTTGAGAACCCGATGGATACGCCCTTCATTCCAAGCTGGAACCGGGTAACCAGTGCGATTCCGGATATCAAGGAGCAATTGCTGGAGGCTGTGGATCTGGACAATAAGGAATTCCGGCCATGA
- a CDS encoding sugar phosphorylase, giving the protein MSQVLRAKLVSMLETVYPALDCHFLAGQLLTTMGLQADQPPPPAHQNHWSESDIVLITYADTVQQAGEKPLATLHQFLNHCLSESISAVHILPFFPYSSDDGFSVMDYLAVNESHGNWDDVEAIARDFKLMADLVINHMSARSRWFENFKKRIDPGKDYFFEGNPRDDLSAVVRPRTSPLLTPVQTDDGERYVWCTFSEDQVDLNFANPQVLIEFAAIVRYYLERGVVIFRLDAVAFLWKEPGTPSIHLQQTHELIKVLRLLIEHHSPDAVIITETNVPNRENLTYFGNANEAHVIYNFSLPPLLINTLVTGDCRHLKTWLMSMPPAQMGTTYLNFIASHDGVGMRPTDGLLSEEEKQRLVNTMESFGGKVSFRRTSDGRDQAYEINIALYDALKGTAGNGADHWQLQRFICAHTVMLALEGIPAFYIHSLLATENDVERVEHTGRLRSINRSQWQLADLEDELKNPLSHHSKAYQELKRLITIRRRQPAFHPNATQFTLHLGLKLFGFWRQSMRRDQSIFCIHNISDEVQQVALSDINLIGTDHWLDLIAGTTIDDLSGSITLKPYQSVWLSNRE; this is encoded by the coding sequence ATGAGCCAGGTTCTGAGGGCTAAACTGGTCAGTATGCTTGAAACTGTCTATCCGGCGCTGGATTGTCACTTCCTTGCCGGGCAGCTTCTGACAACCATGGGGCTGCAGGCGGATCAGCCCCCGCCGCCGGCACATCAGAACCACTGGTCTGAGTCCGACATCGTGCTGATCACCTATGCGGATACGGTTCAGCAAGCGGGTGAGAAGCCGTTGGCAACACTGCACCAGTTTCTGAATCATTGTCTTTCCGAGAGTATTTCTGCTGTCCATATACTGCCTTTCTTTCCTTACAGTTCCGATGACGGCTTCTCGGTGATGGACTATCTTGCGGTTAATGAGTCTCACGGAAACTGGGACGATGTCGAAGCCATCGCACGGGACTTCAAACTTATGGCTGATCTGGTGATCAACCATATGTCAGCGCGCAGCCGCTGGTTTGAGAATTTCAAAAAACGGATTGATCCCGGCAAGGACTACTTCTTTGAGGGAAATCCCAGGGACGACTTGAGCGCGGTAGTCAGGCCGCGCACGTCACCATTGCTTACACCTGTCCAGACGGACGATGGCGAGCGCTATGTATGGTGTACCTTCAGCGAAGACCAGGTTGACCTTAACTTTGCCAACCCTCAGGTGTTGATCGAGTTCGCTGCCATTGTCCGTTATTACCTCGAACGAGGCGTTGTTATCTTCCGGCTCGACGCCGTAGCGTTCCTGTGGAAAGAGCCCGGGACCCCGAGTATCCACCTGCAACAGACCCATGAACTGATCAAAGTCCTGCGCCTGCTGATAGAGCACCACAGCCCGGATGCTGTCATCATTACCGAAACCAATGTGCCTAACCGCGAGAATCTCACGTATTTCGGCAACGCTAACGAAGCTCACGTAATCTACAACTTCTCTCTGCCGCCTCTTCTGATCAATACGCTGGTTACGGGTGACTGCAGGCATCTGAAAACCTGGCTCATGAGCATGCCGCCGGCACAGATGGGAACCACCTATCTGAACTTTATAGCGTCCCACGATGGGGTTGGTATGCGGCCCACAGATGGGCTTTTGTCTGAAGAGGAAAAGCAGCGACTGGTCAACACCATGGAGTCGTTCGGCGGTAAAGTGTCCTTCAGGCGTACATCAGATGGCCGGGACCAAGCCTATGAGATAAATATCGCTCTTTATGATGCCCTGAAGGGCACAGCCGGAAACGGAGCGGATCATTGGCAGTTGCAGCGGTTTATCTGTGCGCACACAGTAATGCTTGCGCTGGAAGGCATACCCGCTTTTTACATACACAGTCTGCTGGCGACGGAGAACGATGTTGAGCGAGTGGAACATACTGGCCGCCTGCGCTCTATCAATCGGAGCCAGTGGCAACTTGCGGATCTGGAAGATGAGCTTAAAAACCCGTTGAGCCATCACAGCAAAGCCTACCAGGAATTGAAGCGCCTGATTACGATTCGCCGCAGACAGCCAGCTTTTCATCCCAATGCGACCCAGTTCACCTTGCATCTGGGGCTAAAGCTGTTCGGCTTCTGGCGCCAGAGTATGCGCCGGGACCAGTCCATTTTCTGTATTCATAACATAAGTGACGAGGTACAGCAGGTGGCATTGAGTGACATCAACCTGATAGGTACGGATCACTGGCTTGATCTTATCGCCGGTACAACTATCGACGACCTTTCCGGCTCTATCACCCTGAAGCCTTATCAGAGTGTCTGGCTGTCCAATCGGGAGTAG
- a CDS encoding NAD(P)H-quinone oxidoreductase produces MKAIKITGASLSWEDCAGFDELPADHVEIDVVWTAVNRADLSQRAGVYPPPPGASDILGLEVSGRIAAVGSAVTGLARGDEVCALLTGGGYATKVVVPAVQVLPVPKGFSLKKAAAIPEVFATAWLNLYQEADLKPGERVLLHAAASGLGTAVIQIATAFGNPVFATAGDAEKLEVCRKLGATGTWNRKDGSFVDAVKNWGCVDMVLDPVGGSYIKEDQKVLNADGRIILIGLMGGRSAEVDLGLMLMKRHRLIGSTLRSRSVEDKGRVMQALHRNVWPLLVAGQIEPLIDSAWSIDEVEEAMAHVAANRNTGKVLLRIAE; encoded by the coding sequence ATGAAAGCAATCAAGATAACCGGTGCTTCCCTTTCATGGGAAGACTGTGCGGGCTTTGATGAACTGCCGGCAGACCACGTAGAAATCGACGTTGTCTGGACAGCTGTAAACCGTGCCGATCTGTCACAGCGGGCCGGGGTTTATCCTCCGCCCCCTGGCGCTTCTGATATTTTGGGGCTGGAAGTCAGCGGTCGTATAGCGGCGGTTGGTAGCGCAGTGACAGGCCTGGCGCGAGGCGACGAAGTGTGTGCCCTGCTTACCGGCGGTGGCTATGCTACCAAGGTTGTTGTTCCCGCGGTTCAGGTGCTGCCGGTCCCCAAGGGATTCTCGTTGAAAAAAGCTGCTGCTATACCTGAGGTATTTGCGACTGCCTGGTTAAATCTTTATCAGGAAGCCGATCTCAAACCTGGCGAGAGGGTGTTGTTGCACGCTGCCGCCAGTGGATTGGGCACCGCTGTTATACAGATTGCCACGGCATTTGGTAACCCGGTATTCGCGACTGCCGGTGATGCAGAAAAGCTGGAAGTCTGCCGGAAACTGGGCGCAACAGGCACGTGGAACCGGAAAGACGGCTCTTTTGTGGACGCGGTGAAGAACTGGGGCTGTGTGGATATGGTGCTGGACCCGGTTGGCGGCAGCTACATCAAGGAAGATCAGAAAGTTCTGAATGCCGATGGCAGAATTATTCTGATAGGCCTGATGGGGGGACGATCTGCGGAAGTTGATCTGGGTCTTATGTTGATGAAACGCCACAGGCTGATTGGTTCTACATTGCGATCCCGCTCAGTGGAAGACAAAGGACGTGTCATGCAGGCGTTGCACCGGAATGTCTGGCCATTGCTGGTGGCGGGCCAGATTGAGCCCCTGATCGACAGCGCCTGGTCCATTGATGAGGTTGAGGAAGCCATGGCGCATGTGGCGGCCAACAGGAATACCGGGAAGGTTCTTCTCAGGATTGCTGAGTAA
- a CDS encoding HAD-IIB family hydrolase, protein MARTRLLIFSDLDGTLLNHENYGWQQAVPALKRVAEAGIPLILNTSKTAAEVRILRQQLGNTDPFIVENSAAVVIPVGTFGNESELIVHFGASRAEVLGVLAAQRANGARFRGFSDMSDEELAEFSGLDTASAARARQRLGTEPLLWEGTDDERLRFEAALSADNLRLVKGGRFYHAMGIFDKADGARFLQNKYRERYQELYGDERVTAIALGDSPNDQQMLEEADIPVVIRGVNSSEVQLPSEKHAMRSLKPGPEGWNECVLNLLFEYGY, encoded by the coding sequence ATGGCCAGAACGCGGCTGCTCATATTTTCTGATCTGGATGGAACCCTGCTTAACCATGAAAACTATGGTTGGCAGCAGGCGGTACCGGCATTGAAGCGGGTTGCGGAGGCCGGTATCCCTCTGATCCTTAACACCAGCAAAACTGCCGCGGAAGTCCGGATATTACGCCAGCAGCTGGGAAATACGGATCCTTTTATAGTAGAGAACAGTGCGGCTGTGGTTATTCCGGTAGGTACTTTCGGAAATGAGAGTGAGCTGATTGTACATTTTGGGGCATCCCGGGCTGAAGTTCTCGGGGTACTGGCAGCGCAGAGAGCGAATGGTGCCCGTTTTAGGGGCTTTTCGGATATGTCTGATGAGGAACTGGCGGAATTCTCCGGGCTGGATACTGCCTCGGCCGCACGGGCCCGGCAACGACTGGGAACCGAGCCGCTTTTGTGGGAGGGAACCGACGATGAGCGTCTGCGTTTTGAGGCCGCACTGAGTGCTGACAACCTGCGACTTGTGAAAGGCGGTCGGTTCTATCACGCCATGGGTATTTTTGATAAGGCCGATGGGGCCCGCTTTTTGCAGAACAAATATCGGGAGCGATATCAGGAGCTCTATGGTGACGAGCGGGTGACGGCTATTGCCCTGGGAGACAGCCCCAATGATCAGCAAATGCTGGAGGAGGCAGATATCCCCGTTGTTATTCGTGGAGTTAACAGCAGTGAGGTGCAGTTACCCTCAGAGAAGCACGCTATGCGCTCTCTCAAACCTGGCCCGGAAGGCTGGAATGAGTGTGTACTCAATCTCCTGTTTGAGTATGGGTATTAG
- a CDS encoding NADP-dependent oxidoreductase has product MSNYRNRAIVLKQRPNGEIQEGDLVMEERPVREPGEGEVVAQILWLSLDPYMRPRMNDAKGYMDPIAINEPITGESVARIVESRSDKLKVGDLVTCYSGWQEYVTFPADAPMVYKIHQKDGVPLQAYLGVAGMPGRTGYCGLTYVGKPKAGETVVVSAASGPVGTVVGQTAKTDGCRVVGIAGGPEKCSYVVNELGFDACVDYKAGNLNADLEAACPDGIDIYYENVGGDVTRAVAPLLNPGARVPICGYVSAYNAKSTDKVETPFDILKRLDPVPEHRFFLVTEWQDKHQEITDILTSRIASGQLKYRETVAEGLENAVEAFKGMLKGRNFGKQLVHITD; this is encoded by the coding sequence ATGAGCAACTATCGAAATCGCGCCATCGTCCTGAAGCAACGCCCCAACGGGGAAATCCAGGAAGGCGATCTGGTTATGGAAGAGCGCCCGGTGCGCGAACCCGGAGAGGGCGAGGTCGTTGCACAGATACTATGGCTGTCTCTGGACCCCTACATGCGCCCGCGTATGAATGATGCCAAAGGTTATATGGACCCTATCGCCATTAATGAGCCCATTACCGGCGAAAGCGTTGCGCGAATTGTAGAATCCCGGTCAGACAAGCTGAAAGTTGGTGATCTGGTCACCTGTTATTCAGGCTGGCAGGAATACGTCACCTTCCCGGCCGATGCACCTATGGTTTACAAAATCCATCAGAAAGACGGCGTTCCGCTACAGGCTTACCTTGGTGTTGCAGGCATGCCAGGCCGAACCGGATACTGTGGCCTGACCTATGTGGGCAAGCCTAAAGCAGGCGAAACCGTGGTCGTTTCAGCAGCATCCGGCCCAGTAGGGACAGTAGTTGGCCAGACCGCGAAAACAGACGGTTGTCGGGTAGTTGGTATTGCCGGTGGTCCGGAAAAGTGCAGCTATGTGGTAAATGAACTGGGTTTTGATGCCTGTGTGGATTACAAGGCGGGGAACCTGAATGCCGATCTTGAAGCCGCCTGCCCCGACGGCATCGACATCTATTATGAGAACGTAGGAGGCGACGTCACCCGGGCCGTAGCGCCATTGCTTAACCCCGGAGCCCGCGTACCCATTTGCGGTTATGTCTCAGCTTACAATGCAAAAAGCACAGACAAAGTAGAGACTCCATTCGACATTCTCAAGCGCCTCGATCCGGTTCCGGAGCATCGCTTTTTCCTGGTCACCGAGTGGCAGGATAAACACCAGGAGATTACCGATATTCTTACGAGCCGCATTGCCTCAGGCCAGCTCAAATACCGCGAAACGGTTGCTGAAGGCCTCGAAAATGCAGTCGAGGCCTTCAAAGGTATGTTGAAGGGCAGGAACTTCGGCAAGCAACTGGTGCATATCACCGATTAA
- a CDS encoding DUF3524 domain-containing protein — MSKTSTLRKPRILLLSAYDAGSHRRWREQLVHSQPEFEWQVLFLSPRFFRWRIRGNALTWLNEPLLKESWDLLLVTSMVDLASIRGFHPNLAHTPALLYMHENQFAYPASDDQHSSIDPQMVNLYSAVAAEAVLFNSDWNRRSFLEGIEKLFRRLPDGIPEGTLERIAEKSRVLPVPIDDDVFRHTSERRGSGELERLWGGSPDARPCLSPIRIVWAARWEYDKGPDRLLAILQELDRRAVNFQVCILGESFRKVPEALMLVQQQFSHRLVQFGYASSRTEYYQWLKSADVVLSTALHEFQGLAVLEAVAAGCVPVVPKREAYPELFAPEYVYPDCGEDIQAEAAHAATLIEHQAGKSQGGQLTVPDVRSFSCDALKSGYENILITTIQSHGLS; from the coding sequence ATGTCCAAAACGTCCACTCTCCGAAAACCCAGAATTCTCCTGCTTTCTGCCTATGATGCGGGCAGCCATCGCCGCTGGAGAGAACAACTGGTGCATAGCCAGCCGGAGTTTGAGTGGCAGGTGCTGTTTCTTTCGCCCAGGTTCTTCCGCTGGCGGATCCGGGGTAACGCGCTTACCTGGCTGAACGAGCCCCTGCTGAAAGAGAGCTGGGATCTGCTGCTCGTGACGTCGATGGTAGATCTGGCGTCAATCCGGGGCTTTCATCCGAATCTGGCCCATACGCCAGCGCTTCTCTATATGCATGAAAACCAGTTTGCCTATCCGGCATCCGATGACCAGCACAGCAGCATCGACCCTCAAATGGTGAACCTTTACAGCGCTGTCGCTGCCGAAGCGGTTCTGTTCAACAGCGACTGGAACCGGCGGAGTTTTCTTGAAGGTATTGAGAAACTCTTCCGACGATTGCCCGATGGTATTCCTGAGGGAACGCTCGAACGAATTGCTGAGAAATCCAGGGTTTTGCCGGTCCCCATAGATGACGATGTATTCCGCCACACCTCGGAACGCCGGGGCTCCGGTGAACTAGAGCGTTTATGGGGTGGCAGCCCTGACGCCAGGCCCTGCTTGTCGCCGATAAGAATTGTCTGGGCCGCGCGTTGGGAATATGACAAGGGCCCCGACCGGCTGCTTGCGATTTTGCAGGAACTGGATCGCAGGGCGGTGAACTTTCAGGTGTGCATCCTTGGTGAGAGTTTCCGGAAAGTACCGGAAGCCCTGATGCTTGTTCAGCAGCAATTTTCCCACCGGCTTGTTCAGTTTGGGTACGCCTCAAGTCGCACAGAGTATTACCAATGGTTAAAAAGTGCAGATGTGGTTCTCTCAACGGCGCTGCACGAGTTTCAGGGGCTGGCTGTGCTTGAGGCGGTGGCGGCTGGTTGTGTGCCTGTTGTGCCAAAGCGTGAAGCCTACCCGGAATTGTTTGCTCCGGAATATGTGTATCCGGATTGTGGCGAGGATATCCAGGCTGAGGCTGCGCACGCAGCGACGCTGATTGAACACCAGGCTGGCAAAAGCCAGGGGGGCCAGTTGACCGTGCCAGACGTACGGAGCTTCAGTTGTGATGCATTAAAGTCGGGTTATGAAAACATCCTCATTACAACCATTCAGTCACATGGGTTATCCTGA
- a CDS encoding protein adenylyltransferase SelO, with translation MSNKGFRIEHRYLELPDSFYTRVKPTPLKGAKIACFNHELAEKMGFHVSNEADWAGIGGGTELLEGMDPVAMKYTGHQFGMYNPELGDGRGLLLWETVGPDGRRWDWHLKGAGMTPYSRFGDGRAVLRSTIREYLCSEAMNGLGIPTTRALFMVSARDPVRRESIETAAALVRVAQSHIRFGHFEFAAHHEGPEAVKTLLEHVIALHFPHLIKLAEEERYARWFEEVVERTARLIADWQAVGFCHGVMNSDNMSIVGDTFDYGPFAFLDDFDAGYICNHTDQGGRYAYNRQPQVGFANCQYLANALLPVMDENTIRNSLQRYESAYNERFLQNMRDKLGLAQEDEGDLGLIMDTFSMLNEQHTDYTAFFRALSNLYAQGHAPVRDLFVNREIADEWLTRYEERLEKETRAHDEREYGMRQVNPKYILRNYLAQKVILEAQNGDFEPMKELIKVLERPYDEQPDFEKYAKLPPDWGKHLNISCSS, from the coding sequence ATGAGCAACAAGGGTTTTCGCATAGAGCATCGCTACCTGGAACTCCCGGACAGTTTCTACACTCGTGTAAAACCCACTCCGCTCAAAGGTGCCAAAATAGCCTGTTTTAACCACGAACTGGCTGAAAAAATGGGTTTCCATGTCAGCAATGAAGCCGACTGGGCCGGAATTGGCGGGGGTACCGAGCTACTTGAAGGCATGGACCCGGTTGCCATGAAATACACTGGCCACCAGTTCGGAATGTACAACCCGGAGCTGGGTGATGGCCGGGGGCTTCTTTTGTGGGAAACCGTCGGCCCCGATGGCCGCCGCTGGGACTGGCACCTGAAAGGTGCAGGCATGACACCCTACTCCCGCTTCGGGGATGGCCGGGCGGTTCTGCGCTCAACTATTCGGGAGTATCTCTGCAGCGAGGCCATGAACGGTCTGGGCATTCCAACCACCCGGGCCCTGTTTATGGTCAGTGCCCGGGACCCGGTACGCAGGGAATCCATTGAAACCGCAGCGGCTCTGGTGCGCGTCGCTCAGAGCCATATCCGCTTTGGCCACTTTGAATTTGCAGCACACCATGAAGGCCCGGAAGCGGTCAAAACTCTATTGGAGCATGTTATCGCGCTCCACTTTCCTCATCTGATCAAGCTTGCAGAGGAAGAACGTTACGCCCGGTGGTTTGAAGAAGTGGTGGAGCGCACTGCCCGGCTTATTGCCGACTGGCAGGCGGTAGGATTCTGCCATGGCGTTATGAACAGCGACAACATGTCCATCGTCGGGGATACCTTCGACTACGGGCCTTTCGCATTTCTGGACGACTTTGATGCCGGGTACATCTGCAATCACACTGACCAGGGAGGGCGGTACGCCTATAACCGCCAGCCTCAGGTGGGCTTTGCAAACTGCCAGTATCTTGCCAATGCTCTGCTGCCGGTGATGGATGAAAACACCATTCGCAACAGTCTGCAGCGCTACGAATCCGCCTACAACGAGCGTTTTTTACAGAACATGCGGGACAAACTGGGCCTGGCGCAGGAAGACGAAGGCGATCTGGGCCTGATTATGGACACCTTCAGCATGCTCAACGAACAACATACCGACTACACCGCTTTTTTCCGGGCGCTGTCGAACCTGTACGCCCAGGGCCATGCGCCCGTGCGGGATCTGTTTGTGAACCGTGAAATTGCTGATGAGTGGCTCACACGCTATGAGGAGCGACTGGAAAAAGAAACCCGCGCCCACGATGAGCGTGAGTACGGGATGCGACAGGTTAATCCAAAATACATCCTGCGGAACTATCTGGCACAAAAAGTAATTCTGGAAGCACAGAATGGCGATTTCGAACCCATGAAGGAGCTGATTAAAGTTCTGGAGCGGCCGTATGACGAGCAACCAGACTTTGAAAAATACGCAAAGCTGCCGCCAGATTGGGGCAAGCATTTAAACATTAGCTGTTCAAGTTAA
- a CDS encoding MFS transporter: MDDHGQFRLLAKRRFLPFFLTQFSGAFNDNLFRNILLLLITYTAGGLMGLPIDVAVNIAAFLFILPFFLFSGIAGQLADKYEKSRVIRWVKLAEIAIMVLAAIGLWHEWYGALLLLLFLMGVQSTFFGPVKYALLPQVLTNDELVGGNALVEMGTFVAILVGTLAAGLLMGSEQPEKLAAVGVVAIAAIGYLAARQVPVTGATNPQMTIGFRPLKETWNLMRMAAENYSVLLCIIAISWFWFLGAAYLTQFPSFAQTDLMGDETVVTLLLAVFTIGIALGSVACERLSGHRIELGIVPIGSLGISLFGLDLYFNMPANPVPTDWWMIITDSQHRQVAIDLLGIGFFGGLFIVPLYAFVQRETPEPRRARVIAALNVFNALFMVVSAGMGILMLGVINISIPEFFLVLSIMNLVVAGFVYQQVPEFALRFIVWVLSHTIYRVRHEGLHRIPEEGPVLLVCNHVTYMDALVIAGAVRRPIRFVMDYQIFKMPVLGALFKLAKTIPIGPRNKVPEIYDNAFERIDEELDAGNVVCIFPEGRLTCDGEVGPFKKGVEIILKRRPVPVVPLALRGLWGSFFSHCGGPALSHLPKRFWSRIELVAGKPVSAEKANAEVMEEQVKSLRG, encoded by the coding sequence ATGGATGATCACGGTCAGTTTCGTCTGCTTGCAAAGCGCCGCTTCCTGCCATTTTTTTTGACGCAATTTTCCGGTGCTTTCAACGACAATCTGTTCCGCAATATCCTGCTGCTGTTAATTACCTATACCGCAGGTGGATTAATGGGCCTGCCGATTGATGTGGCCGTGAACATTGCAGCTTTCCTGTTCATTCTGCCGTTTTTTCTGTTCTCAGGAATTGCAGGCCAACTGGCTGACAAGTATGAAAAATCCCGGGTTATCCGCTGGGTAAAACTGGCAGAAATCGCCATCATGGTGCTGGCCGCCATTGGCCTCTGGCACGAGTGGTACGGGGCCTTGCTGCTGCTGTTATTCCTCATGGGCGTGCAGTCCACCTTCTTTGGGCCGGTCAAATACGCCCTTCTGCCCCAGGTGCTCACGAATGATGAACTGGTGGGTGGCAATGCTCTGGTGGAAATGGGCACCTTCGTTGCAATTCTGGTGGGTACACTGGCCGCCGGCCTGTTAATGGGCAGTGAGCAGCCTGAAAAGCTGGCTGCGGTCGGCGTAGTAGCTATCGCCGCTATTGGCTATCTGGCCGCACGACAGGTTCCCGTAACTGGCGCTACAAACCCACAAATGACCATTGGCTTCCGGCCGCTGAAAGAAACCTGGAACCTGATGCGGATGGCAGCTGAAAACTACTCGGTACTGCTGTGCATCATCGCCATTTCCTGGTTCTGGTTTCTGGGTGCCGCCTACCTCACCCAATTCCCCAGCTTCGCCCAAACGGACCTGATGGGAGACGAAACCGTTGTCACCCTGCTGCTAGCCGTATTCACCATAGGAATCGCACTGGGCTCAGTGGCCTGTGAACGGCTGTCCGGGCACCGGATCGAACTGGGTATCGTACCCATTGGTTCTCTCGGCATCAGCCTGTTCGGGCTGGACTTATACTTCAATATGCCCGCCAACCCGGTGCCAACCGACTGGTGGATGATCATCACTGACAGCCAGCACCGGCAGGTGGCAATTGATCTGCTGGGTATCGGCTTTTTTGGCGGCCTTTTTATCGTACCGCTTTATGCATTTGTGCAACGGGAAACCCCGGAACCCCGGCGTGCCCGCGTAATCGCAGCGCTAAACGTATTCAACGCCCTGTTCATGGTGGTCAGTGCCGGCATGGGGATCTTGATGCTGGGCGTGATCAACATCAGTATTCCCGAATTCTTTCTGGTGCTGTCCATCATGAACCTGGTCGTGGCAGGCTTTGTTTACCAACAAGTGCCGGAATTCGCCTTACGGTTTATTGTCTGGGTGCTGTCACACACTATCTACAGGGTTCGTCATGAAGGCCTTCACAGGATTCCGGAAGAAGGTCCGGTTCTGCTGGTTTGTAACCACGTAACCTACATGGATGCACTGGTTATCGCCGGTGCTGTACGCCGTCCCATCCGTTTCGTGATGGACTACCAGATCTTCAAAATGCCCGTTCTTGGTGCCCTGTTCAAACTCGCAAAGACCATTCCGATCGGTCCAAGAAATAAAGTGCCGGAGATCTACGATAACGCCTTCGAACGCATCGATGAAGAACTGGACGCAGGCAACGTGGTATGTATTTTCCCGGAAGGCCGGCTCACCTGTGACGGCGAAGTGGGGCCCTTCAAAAAAGGCGTTGAAATCATCCTGAAGCGCAGGCCTGTACCCGTTGTGCCACTGGCACTCCGAGGTCTTTGGGGCAGCTTTTTCAGCCATTGTGGTGGGCCGGCACTAAGCCACCTTCCAAAGCGGTTCTGGTCGCGGATTGAATTGGTGGCTGGCAAGCCAGTTTCGGCAGAGAAGGCGAATGCTGAAGTTATGGAGGAGCAAGTAAAAAGCTTGAGAGGTTGA